From the genome of Loxodonta africana isolate mLoxAfr1 chromosome 4, mLoxAfr1.hap2, whole genome shotgun sequence:
gaagaacaccaaagacacaaggtaaaaaatattagcccaagagataaaagggctacataaaccagagactccatcagcctgaggccagaagaactagatggtgctccactaccaccaaggagtgccctgacagggaacacaacatagagtccctgacggagcaggagaaaagggtGGAGCAGAactaaattctagtaaaaagaccagacttaatggtctgactgagactggaggaaccctcgaagccatggctcctggacactctgttaacccagaactgaaaccattcctaaatccatttttcagacaaagattacactggagtataaaacataaaataatagtcatgaagagtgtgcttcttagttcaagcagatacacgagacgtaatgggcagctcctgcctggaggcaggaaaagaaggcaggaagggacagagctggttggatggacagtggaaacctggggtggaaatggggactgtgctgtcacattatagggattgcaactagggtcacatagcaatatgtatatacatttttgtgtgagaaattaacttgagcggaaaactttcacctaaacacaaaaaaatatatatatacagcaaaaagagaaaaaacatgaTCCTGATTAAAAATGttagtaaaataaaaatcaaaatgaaagtcaaaaattaaaaaaaaaaaaatgctggaagCGCATAACCTCGCAACGGCAGACACCACTTTTAAAACAAAACGGCATTCTATCATTAGGTATCCAAGCTTGAACAGCCACTAGCtttgtagaataaaagaaaaataagctgTATTTGTAAAATGAGACTGAAAACTAACCCCCCAAATTATGaccattttagattttctagTCACCTTATTCGTTTTGCTAATTGCCAGTTCAAGGAATTAAAATACACATTTTCATAATGGCACAAATCATCTAATGGGCTTGTAAATTGCCAATGTTTATAAGTTAGATCTATGAATAATTAACCCTAAGTGCATAAGAATACTTATATTTCTATTGTAAAAAATCACATTTTGACACCAAGCTTATATgtattcgtgtgtgtgtgtgtatgtgtatgtgtaatgGGTGTATTTTGTTGTACCACGAACACTAGTGTTCCTTATCAgagaaaccaaccaaccaactcaCCAGGGATAAGAACAGAAAGTTTACAAGAGAGTATCACACACTTGTGTAAATTTTAGACATGTTCGTACATATAGTGCTAGTTTGACTTTTATAATGAAATAAATCAAAGTTGCTGAAAATTGTAAATGTTAAGGCTAGGAGGTGGTAAAACTGGTAATGATATTCTAATTTTGAATATAACGGTTTGTAATGTAATTTTTGGAGATAAAtgtaaacatatttaaaaactaTCAATGAGAAATCTTTGTTAGGGCTTACAAGTGTGATAATCTTTTGatggtagaaaaaaataaaaataaattgttgAAAATATGGGGTTGTAAATTAATTTTGATGGAGTAGTATTTTTTTAGTAGGTCATGCCTGATGatggaaagaaagaataaaaatggcTTTGTAAAGTGCACTCTAATTCTAGGAAACAACACTGTGATCACACCTGTGTGGGGCTGTGCTCACACCTGTGTGGGGTTGTGATCACACCTGGGTGGGGCTGTTCCCATGTATACATGATGATGACggtgaaaaaaatgtatatcGAGATCTATATGGAGATTTAGATTTTAAAAACTGCATTCATTTTGTTGGCCACTACCTATGAAATTTCCTAATGGTTATAACGGGTGATTTGGCTTTAGGAAAGGTGAAATTTAAATCAGACTGGCTATATTTAGGCTCAGACACTGAGGATAATTCGATTTCGGTAAAAAAGTTAAAACATTACTTTGTACTGATTTAGAAAGATATTGGAATTATTATTGCCTGTCCTTGAGcaaagagaatgtgacccagctgaagctgggcccacaaagactcacaaggacacatcaactgggccctgagataaagacaatagatgggacaatcttagaaattatgttttagggaagaaaaaatatttttagggaacttttcacatttttcacataaagccaatcaaacaggacacaaaagacttttttcatacttatgtttttctgttaacatttactgaatagaaatttgttggaccaatgaagaccctcttaACTGTCGGGTTACTGAAAcccataccaatgattgttaagaaaggcaattcaaagtATAAGACCACAGTTTCttgccaatctgtgaaaaggtgaagctttcaccCATTTTTGTGATGTTTATACTGATGACTCcgtaaccttccttggactctgacagacatggctgtggcagcatgcttgtccatttccccATTCatgcttactctgtaatatttccttggattcaggcaaacattagctctggcagcatgcttgtccacatCCCACTTCTGtccttttgaatatatgccgaataaaagtttctttttgctttactagactttgtgatgtttttccccCTACGACAGTACTTATCACATGTTGCTAAacacatttggagccctggtggcaaaatggttaagagcttggctgctaatcaaaaggtcagcagttggaatccatcagctgctccatttagttttagctttaagaTTGACATCTTACTGTTACTGAACTTTTAATAGCCAGTAtgtaaaaaattgaaacaagtatGTTCAGCAAGGGCTgaacttgtttcaattttttacaTACTGGCTGTTATTTAGGAATAAATGTCTCACTAGGGTGAAGCTCCCCCCCTTCTCATGCAGTAACCCCGGAGAGATGAAGCTAGGACCAGGAGTCCAAATCTTGGTTTAGAAGTGGTAGTCGAAGTGCAGAAAATAACTACTTAAGGATGAAGCCTGGGCCAGGGGCTGTAGTTATTGATGTATtccattccctccctcccccatttaaATGGCGTTTTGAGATTAAGCTCTGCACCTCCACTTTCATAAGAGCCTGTTAGAGAACCAAACTATAACCCAGTAACAGCCACTACTATCACAGCCGTAGGCAGTCCCATGCAATCTAGAGAGAACTGCATCCTATCCTGGTACCAAAtcattggggggggggggggagattgTCACTACTTTCTTGTCAATCACTTCTCCCACAAATAAACTTCTAATGGTCTTGATGAAATTTTTTCAGTTAGCCCACACCATTGATTTATGGGAAAAGTTGCAAATAACCTGTTTCTAATGACAAAATAGGTTTATGCCTGAGGCCTGCCCTAAGCCTAGACTTTTATCTGCTGGGAagatattttagattttttaagccaTGTCGTTTTAAACTTTATTGAGAAAAACCTCATAGTGAAAACATATGATGATGAACACAAATCTCGGAGACTGTGGAATGTTAAATCACTGATGCTTCCGGTGGTTTGTGTGCTGTTCTTCATTAATCTAAATGCCCGCTGAGCCAGGGACTGTTTTAATTGAAGCACAGAAACAAGAGGGCCTCCTACAAAACCCGTATGTACACAGTCCACTCACCTGTGACATTATTACCACTGTctctcgatggcaacgggtttggtttttttttgtgtgtgtgtgtactaatCTAAGACGTGTTGGATTGCGAAGGATAAGCCCTCATTCAAAAAATTGATCAGAGGGTTGGTCTGatcaatttagaaaaaaaaatgagacaatatTTTGGGAGTTATTTGGAGATCAAAGCCCAGGTAACAGATGGGCCATTTtcaattttagccattttaaggGTCCCAATGCAGTGTCAGGAGACTGAGTACCTACTGTCTGCATTGCACTACTGTATCTTATCTCTATGGTTAAATATTTGTTCTAGAAATAACTTACTTTCCCCTTCATAGAGGTCTGACCTGGCCTATGAATTTCAAGGTTTCTATCATATTTGACTTGTTTGCAATGCTTTCAAAGGTTGTTGTTTTTTATCAATGAAAAAGTTAAAACGGTCTCACGAAAAACAGCGTTTTTTTCAGTTTAAACATCTTTTTATCTGTTGGGCATAATCTCACATTTCTATGCAAATAATTTCTAGTCAAGACATTCTAGGTACATTGTTTCATTAGTGATTTTTGCCCTTTTGGTTGTGTGATGATTTATTCTCTTTAGTTCATGAAAAAGGTATATCCAACCCCCCTCACTCAAGATATGAAAGACCTCCACTCCTCTTTATCATTCACTGATGCACTCTGCCACCGTACTGTGAATAAATCCACATACCTGGTGCTTGAAATTCTAAGGATGATCAAGATTTCCTAATGTTTACTGAAGATCCCTATCAGCATAGAAACTGATCTCCTACAATCAAGCTATCAAGAATTCCatagttcttttttttcacttgtaGTAAACATTCAGGAATGTCCTTTGGGCTGTCAATTGTCCCAAGAGCATTGCTGAGATACATATTTGTGGGGTATGGAAAGGACTTGACTTCTGCTGCAAAAATATTCATGACCTGGTATGGTGAGAATCCTGCTGGGAAACAGACTATAGAGTTCCtgttaaaattggaaaaaaattcCCACACTCATAGTAATTCAGGTAGTAGAATGATGTGACTCAACCAAACCCAATTATTGGGGATTTTAACAGTTCCTGCAAGGGTTCTTCTATTGGTTCACTTGTGTGGAACCTCCCAAGTCTACTCTTCAGACTACTTTCCAGGCTCAAAATTTCTATCATTAGgattttcctctccctctccttttatccCTATATTCCTCGACTTTCCATTCCCAACCTTTTATGCCTCCACATGTAATCCCTATTTTCTTCTTCGTTCTCGAATTGATGCTCACGAAGAAGAGGTCTGATTAAAATTGGGCTGTAAGATTTTGTAATTTAGTCAGGGCTCCTCAGGGCAGCGACAGACAGGATTTCAAAGTTCATGAGTATCTGACCTACACCCTGTGTAGTAGGGAAGAAAACTGTTTCCCTTCCATCCTTGGGAAAATGCTTTTGTGGTTCTCGCCCTCTACTCCTTCCCCTCTTCCCCATTAGGCCAAATGAGTTTAGGCAGCAGAGAATATACTTGAATTTCCGTATCAAATTATGTTGAATATTTATATTCTAATACAGAAGGCCCacaacaattattttttaaaataatcatcAAGTGTTGGTAACACTTCCCCTGTCTGGAGACAGGGTTACTCAGAAACACCTACACATTTAACAAGTCAACCCGCTCGTCAAAGGCACCTGTAAGGATGGACCCGAGAATCTACTGCAGTGTGCTCAGCTGCCACGGTCTCGGGCAAGTCACTGAACCCCTCTAAATGCCAGTCTCCTCATCTGAAAGATGATAAAAGGATCTTTCATAGGGCACATGTGAGAATTATGGAGGCTGTCTGTAAATAACTTTCCATAGTTCCTggtattaaaaaggaaaaaaagggttaaaagtattaaaaattaaACTCTACAACAATGTGATGTTATGCCCTTTTAGTCATCACACATTTTTTactctaaattaaaaaaacttcTTCCCCTAAACCTACTACGATCAATATTTTCCTGTTATAGTTACAATAAGCTGTAAGAACAGTCTCAATTCCCCAGCGAATTTATCAGTTATACTTCATCAActagtttttttctttactgATCATAATCACATCAACTCTCTGCTTCTTCATCCTAGAGGCTTCTCTTGGGCCAATCAATATTCACACTGGACTGAAAGAACTCCATTTAAGTGAATCACTTTAATATCGGGCAAATGTATCTTGTTTCTTTTAGTGACTGCTAACTATGTACAGACTAACCCACTAAACTGTCATTCATTAACAAATCTTTATGGACGTTGCATTAGGCAATGCTCTAGGCTTGGGGATAGAGCAGTGAACCAACAAAATCCCTGGCCTAATAGAGGTTACCTGCAAGGGTGCCAAAAGGAATAAAATTATTTGTAGATTAGGATAAGTGGTTTAACAGTGCTTCATTTAGAGTAACTGGGCAAAAATCTTTTCTCCCCTGTGAAACTACACTGAGTCACATCATGTGGGAAGAAAAATACACATCTAGGCTTAAGAGTAATTGTGAAGCACAAATAATGAATCAGAGCTTTCATTTAGTTCCTACTGTTTGCTGATAAGAGGCGCTGgttgcagtgattaagggctcagctgttaaccaaaaagcagGCGGTGTGagccaccagcttctccatgggagaaagatgtggcagtctgcttcccaaagattacaactttggaaatcctatggggcagttctactctgtcctaaagggtcactatgggtaGGCATTGACTCGATCGCAACGGGTTTCCTGATGCTCCCATTCCTGATGCTACAGGCTATAAAATTGGATAAAATACCCTATCTTTCCTTAGAGGGGTTTTCAGTTGGAGGATATGATAACGTCTGCTAAAGTGCCTTAGTTTTCAGTGTAACAAATGACTGATCTGAAAAGACTAAAAGAAGCACAAGTTCGAGCCATCCAAAGGTAGCTCCTCCACTATCTCTCACCACTCCAGACTAATGGCAGCCACAATTCTTTTGTATTACAATTTGTGGTATCAATATCTCTAGGAAATAGGGAAACTCTCATTTTTAAGTCCCTTGGTATTACTAAATTATCTCATTGTTTGAactacatttttgttattttagacTACAAGGTTTTGGTTCCTGTACTTTATCATTGATATATAATTACCAAGGGAAGATACTATAGTTCCAGAAACCTGTCTTCTTGGAcattactatttttctttttctaccaAAACCCCCAGGGAATTAACATACAATTAGGCACAAGCTAAGGCAGCCTATGAAATGGCATAGGTTGCTATTAACCCAGCCCTTAGGTGGATTAAAAGGAGTGACATCTAATTTGGTCAGGGGAATTTGGGAAAAACTTAATGGAAAAAGTGACACCTAAGCTTAGCCTTACAACATGGAAGAATTTGCATAggaagaaagaatagagaaggcAGAACAACATATAAGCAGGAAAAAGGACGATCAGTAGATTTTGGCtgaagacaatgaataaagagcaGGAGAAACAACTACCCAAAACCAGGCATGATGCTAGAAGGGGcacttattattttaaaaagctggactatacttGCCTGTTGGACACAATTAGTGGAATACAGAGCATTGAAAGATTTAAATTTTTCCATTGTGTAATACTGGCTCAAATGTCTCACTTACCTTCCAGAAGGCTCCCTCCAAACCCCGACCATCTAGTCAGTATCCCAAGTGTCTCCTCTGGGACTGACAATCTCCACTGGAAAAACATCCCGTTTGTGTGAGTTTCTAAAGTTTTTATTCACATCTTAGCATGATATTCTGTAGTAACAAATACTGTTTACTGTATATATATCAAGCACTAAAACAGGTTTATTTCCAATTCTCAGACTGACCTttaacagttgaggaaactgaatgTTTAGGCAAATTAATGGACTCACCTAAGACCACAAAACTAGTTTGTATTTTAATGGAAGTCTGCTTGATTTAAAAAATCCCATTCTATTCTTGTGCCTCTCAATCAGTAAGGTAcattagaattacctggggaAATTTAAAAACGAGATGTAAATTTTTaatcaaagaaatacaaatacaTAGTTCAAAAAATACTGTTAGACTGATAGTGAAAACAGCAGTCTTCTGCCTCTTGTCTACCCATTTCTGATTTCCTTTCTCCAGACCACTTTGAACTTTTAGGTGTTTGTTACTGTAGTTACCTCCATTTTTCTGGATAACGTTTATATtgcttttccttgatttttctatATTAGATCTTGATTGATTGTCCATTACACACTGCCCTCAGTGTTTACGTAATTAAACCCACTGTGgctgaatagattctgactcatgaccctGTAAGACTAAGAActccccatagcgtttccaaggctgtaatcctcatggaagcagactggacagactgccacatctttcccccaaatTAAGGGGCTGGTGGGTActaactacagaccttttggttagtggccacaGCTGAGCGTTTCCCCACCAGGACTCCCTGTTTGTCTAATTATGTTTTGTATGActactagagccctggtggcacactggttaagtgctcatctgctaaccagaaggttggtagtttgaatccatcaggttttccttggaaattctatgcggcagttctactctgtcccatagggtcactataagttggaatccacttgacagccaacaggtttggtcttgGTTTATGTGGGCAGTATTATTCACAGTTGAGGCATGCAGTACAGTTCTTGAACAACTTATTTTTCCTGGGGTTCATTATTGCCTCAGCTTTTTCTTTATGTACAGATCACTATCAACAGACTCTGAAAAACTAAAAACCTCGTCTCTACATTCAAATTATATCAGAAACTCCACCTAAATTTTCATCTTGAGACATCCCACCTGAACTCTCCTTCTTTAAGGCATTTCCTGTTGACTTCATACTATTCTCCCCTACTCTCCTCCCTCTTTAATACAGTTATCTTGGTATCTTAGCAACTTTATGACTTtcctttaaataataaaatacatcttttttttctctcacacacAGTATCTCTTTAACTTCCCACCTTACAAGGACACCATTATCACCCTCCCATCCCCACTTGGCAACTGTACTATTTACCTTATCAGAGGCTGATAACATTTGCATTCTATTTTGTAACCACAGTTAAgtattcccttaaaaaaaaatgaaaaccataaaCAACATTTACATCATTATGATTATCTAAATGTTGTTAATTGAATAACTAAGCTTTGTCTATGACTGAATTTTCCTCTTTGGCTCCAAGGTCTTCATCCATCTACTTAAAGGGACACTGAAATAGAATCCATTTTCTTACACTCCCACCATTTGTTCAAAACCCTGCCCCATTTTTTGTTTGCTATTTGGAGGATGCCTTTCTGataattttgttgttttattcaCCCAAAGTTTCTTATGGTCACTGCTTTCTCTTGTAGGATGAAGAAATGTATGCTTTCCATATTATATTCCTATTACCTTCAGCTTCGTAATCATTCCATGTATTACTTACAATCCAATCTAATATTCCTGAAGTTTACTGAtttcatattttaattttgaCCATGCGttgtacaaatttttttttctggaaattttaTAACCTCCTTTATTTATCCTGCGCCCGTGTACATATCCTGAAGTTCGTCCGTTTTTATCTTAAGGATGCACGGCTTCTTAAATATTTCCGCGGCTTTTAATTTAAGCTTTTCTCGGTTCTCAGGAATCGCGTATTTCCGATTTCGCGTCACTTCGGGTTTCCGCGTTATCCGGAAGCGCGGCCGAGGAGGCGCCGAAGCACTCTCGCGAGATTGTGCGGCGCTTGGGCGGCGGCTCCGCTTCCCGCTCCGGCCGCCGAATAATCAGCCATAGCGCCCGGCCCGAATACAAGCAGCTTAATCACGGCTCTATATGTGTACCTGCAAGCGGATGTTGAGGATCACGGAGCCGGCGATGTAGAAGTACGGGAAGTTCATGCGCAGCTGCCAGGCCAGGTCGAAGAAGGCGAGCAGGGTGCGGGAGAGTCCCTTGCAGAAGACCTCGTATGAGCCGGAGGTTGCGGCCGGGCCCAAGGCCTTAACGGCCAAAGCCGAAGGAGCCGCCGCTGTGGCCATGGACCCGGCGTCGCCGAAGGGCCCGCGGACCGCCAGCCGAAGTGCTGAACGAGGGTGGGGGAGAGCGCTACGCGGCCGCAGGGCTCAGATGTGTGCGTCTCGGCGGCGCGCTTGCTCCCTCTCAGCGCTCAGGCCCCCGCTGCAGCTGGCGCTCCGCCCCTTCCTGTCTGCTTTTCGTAATGGTATCTACCAGTAAGAGTTGAACACGTGATAGGTTTGCACCGAATTATTTCTATAAATGTTACACGTATGTTATTTTACATTATACACGGAGGTAGATACACagatatttttactttaaaaagagGAAGCTCAGTGACATTATGTAATTTGCCCTGGGGCACACAGTTTGCAAGGGGCAAAGCCGGCATTAAAATTGTAGTTTGCTATGTGATCTGGGGTCTTAGCCAGGAATCTTATTTTTCTGATTCTATAACGTTAACTCGACTATTAGGACATAAGCCAGCCTGGCTACAAAGACCCCGTATTGTTAACATACCATTACTGTTAAGGATCACAATTTCAAACTATGAATTTAATGGactattttcagtttttaaaattgcaAGAGAACTATTTTAGTTGTAAGTGACAAATTACATActaatttaagtaaaaaaaagaaacactttttGTATTATGTCCCTTTCCACCCATGTATGTCCATGGAAAGCATAGGTTAAGTATGGATGCTTTGATCATTTACGTACGGGAGATGGCA
Proteins encoded in this window:
- the SMIM10L1 gene encoding small integral membrane protein 10-like protein 1, with protein sequence MATAAAPSALAVKALGPAATSGSYEVFCKGLSRTLLAFFDLAWQLRMNFPYFYIAGSVILNIRLQVHI